The DNA region GACGCCAGTCCAAAATGCCCCAAGGGTTTCGGCGAATAATAGGCGTGTGTCATCGAGCGCAGCATAACCATATTGATTGGATAGGCTTCCTCTGCACTCACTTCATCCAATACGTCCTGATAATCGCCGGGCTTGATTTTATCGTCTTGAATATGTAGGGTGTAGCCATATGTTTGCAAAAAGGTCCGAACATCTTCAAGACGCTCTTTTTCCGGCGCCTCATGCACCCGGTAAATAAAAGGGGTTTTTAACCAGAAAAAGCGCTCAGCAACCGTTTCATTGGTCACAATCATGCATTCTTCAATGATGCGCTCTGCCACGCCACGCGTTTTCCAATAAATATCAATTGGTTTCCCGTCAGCGTCCAAGCGTACACCGCTTTCAGGAAGATCAAACTGAATCGCGCCGCGTGCCAGTCGTTTTTTCAGCAAGACCCGCTGTAGGTCCTGTAAATCTTCTAGCATGGGTACGATATCCCGGTAAAGGCGGGATATGTGACTGTCACCGGCTAAGATGGCATTGACGTCATCATAGGTCATGCGCGCCTTTGTGTGGATAACACCTTCCATGATTTCATGGGCAACCACCCGGCCCTGTCCATCAATTTCCATAGCACATACCAGGGCCAAACGATCTTCGCCCGGATTCAAGCTGCAGATGCCGTTGGACAACTCCGGCGGCAGCATGGGCAGAACGCGATCCAGCAAGTAAACGCTGGTGCCACGCTTGAAGGCCTCTTTATCAAACACAGAGTCTTCCGTAACATAAGCGCCGACATCGGCAATAGCAACCCGCAAGAAATAATGATCGTTGTCCAAAACTTCCAATTGAACAGCGTCATCCAAGTCTTTAGAATCAGCACCATCTACTGTAATAAAGGGGATATGGCGCAAATCATGACGGTTGTTAAAAGCATCCGCCGTCACCTTTTGCGGAAGCTGACGTGCTGCTTTAGCAACTTTATTGGGAAATTCAACGCGCAAATGGTGGTCATAGATAATGGACAAAATATCAATACCCGGTGCCCCCTGTTTGCCCAGCACCTGCTTGATGATGCCTTCATGGTTGCGGGACCCGTCAGACCATTTTGTAATTTCCACCAGAACCACATCATTTTTCTTAGCGCCATTAAAGTCTTCTTTACGCACAAAAATATCGCCGGCATCATCGGTGAGCACAAAGCCAAAATGCTTGCGCGATTCAAAATTGCCGATAAAGGACGTTCTAAACCGTTCTAAAATACGAATAACTTCCCCGGTCGCCCGCATTTGCTCGCCAGTTTTCGGGTTGGTTTTTGCCGGCGCGCCTAAGCGAACAATGACCATATCTTGGTCTAAAACGCCGTTCATGGCATGGGCCGGTATAAAAAGGTCATCTTTATCGGGATTATCCTGGATTAAAAATCCAAAGCCTTTTTTATTTTTTTTAATCCGCCCTACCACTAAATTCAACTGCTCCGGCAATCCATAGCAATTCGTCCTTGTTTTAACCAGGGCCCCCTCAGCGATTAAGCTGTCAATATTTTTTTGTAAAGCCTTCTTCTCAGCCTTGGTTAAGTCCGGAAAAAGCTTTACGATCCCGTCAAACGACAGCGGACGGGTCGCTTTCGTCTGAAAGATTTTTAAAACAAATTCTTTATTCATGTGTCACCTCTTTCCTATGATAAATGATTCTCTCCTAAAAAGATAGGTGTAGAGGTCAGTGGTCAAAAAAATTACGCGAAATTAACCCAGGGGCCGGTCTATACCCAGACCAAAAAAATACGCCCGGAGTCAGCGCAAGTTTGCGCCTCCCCCGAGCGTGGAATTTATTTTGATTATTTTTCTTGGGCTAACCAGGCCTTTGTGTCTTCAAGGGCTTCCTCCACTTGCGGAAAACCAGGTGCCCCCTTGGTATGCCGTCTTTTAACGCAGGTGTCTACGGCGATGGCCTCATAAATATCTGCTTCAATCACCGGAGAAGCTTTCTGTAGCTCAGCTAGGGACAAGTCCCCCAAAGCCTTGTTGGTATTTAAGGCATAGGTGACCAGTTCGCCGACCACCCGGTGGGCATCTCGAAAGGCAACGCCCTTGGTCACCAGATAATCTGCCAAGTCTGTGGCATTGGTAAAGCCACCTTCGCTGGCGCTGCGCATGCGATCGGCGCGGACATTCAGTGTTTTCAGCATGGGCGCCGCCATCATCAGGCATTTTTGCCAGGTGTCGATGGCGTCAAACAGGCCCTCCTTATCCTCCTGCATGTCTTTGTTGTAAGCCAGGGGCAAGCCTTTCATTGTCATCAACATGGCCATCAGATGACCGGTCACCCGGCCGGCCTTGCCACGAATCAATTCAGCCACATCCGGATTTTTCTTTTGCGGCATAATTGACGACCCGGTGCTATAGGCATCATCTAATTCAATAAAGGCAAATTCTTGGCTGGCCCACAGCACAATTTCTTCACTTAAACGGGATAAATGCATCATGCTGGTCGCCGCAGCATAGAGGTAATCCAAAACAAAATCCCGATCGCTGACCCCGTCCATAGAATTGGCGCAAGGCGCATCAAAGGCCAGGGCAGCCGCGGTCTGTTCGCGATCCAGCGGATAAGTTGTACCGGCTAAAGCACCGCTGCCCAAGGGCATAATGTTGTTATTTTTTTGCCAATCGTTTAAGCGCACCACATCACGGCGAAACATTTGGATGTAGGCCAAAAGGTGATGGGCAAAGGTGACCGGCTGGGCCCGCTGCAAATGGGTATAGCCGGGCATAATGGTTTCAACATGGCGGACCGCCAATTCCTGCAGGACCTCAATAAGTGCCAACAGGAGCTGGCGGGTTTCTGCCACTTGCTCCCGCACATACATCCGCAAATCCACGGCCACTTGATCGTTGCGGCTGCGGCCGGTGTGCAGTTTTTTGCCTACATCGCCAACCTTGGCCGTCAGCAGCCGTTCGACATTCATATGGATGTCTTCATCTTCCGTGGTAAACTGCACCTTTCCTGCTTCAATATCCGCTTGAACGGCCTGTAAACCTTGGACCAGTGTCTCCGCCTCTTCAGCGGTCAACACGCCTACAGCCCCTAGCATCTGTGCATGGGCAATGCTGCCGCGAATATCTTCACGATAGAGCTTTTGATCAAAGCCAATGGATGAATGAAAATCTTCCATCAAGTGGTCGCTGTCTTTTGAAAAGCGACCGCCCCACAATTTACTCATTTTTCCTCCGTGTTTAAGCCTGCTTTTTCTTTCATGAGAGCGTTCACTTTCACCGGCAAGCCGAATAAGTTGATGAAGCCTTCTGCATCCGCTTGGTTGTAAACTTCATCTTCACCGAAGGTTGCAAATTCTTCATTGTACAAGGAATAAGGTGATGTCATGCCGGCAGAATGGCAGCTGCCCTTATAGAGTTTCATCCGAACCTGGCCGCACACCGTTTTTTGGCTAGCGTCCACAAAAGCGTCCAGGGCTTCTTTAAGGGGGGTAAACCAAAGGCCGTCATAAACCAGTTGGGCATATTGGTTGGAAACAGTGTTCTTGAAAAAGATGGTCTGCCGGTCCAGGGTCAATGATTCCAGGGCCAAGTGTGCTTCGTGCAGTAAGGTGCCACCCGGGGTTTCATAGACACCTCTGGATTTCATCCCTACCAGGCGGTTTTCGACCAAATCTTGGATGCCCACACCGTGTTTTGCCGCCAATTCATTGGCCTTTTCCAATAAGGCCAGCGGTGCCAATTTTTCACCGTTGATGGCCACCGGCGTTCCCTTGTCAAAATCAATGGTAACGTATTCGGCTTCATCAGGTGCATCTTCCGGCCGGGTGCAAATCAAGCATAAATCGGCCATCGGTTCATTGGCCGGATCTTCCAGGTCGGCGCCTTCGTGAGATAAGTGCAGGACATTCCGGTCCATACTGTAGGGCCGTTTCTTCGTCACAGGCACTTCAATGCCGTGTGCATCGGCATAATCGACTGCATCTTCCCGGCTCTTAATGTCCCAAATACGCCAGGGTGCAATGATTTTTGTACTCGGAGAGAGCGCCTTAATGGCCAATTCAAAGCGCACTTGGTCATTCCCTTTACCGGTGCAACCGTGACAAATATAATCTGCGCCTTCTTTTTTAGCCACTTCCACCAGGGCCTTACCAATCAAGGGACGCGCACAGGAGGTGCCGAGCAGATACTTGTGCTCATAAATGGCGCCGGCACGAATCACCGGAAAGACATAGTCTGCCACAAACTCGTCTTTCAAATCCATAATATATACTTTTGATGCACCGCTGGCGATGGCCTTATCGTGCACCTGCTTGACTTCATCGCCTTGGCCCACATCGGCACAGCAGGCAATCACTTCACAATTATAATTTTCTTTTAACCAGGGAATGATAATAGAGGTATCCAAGCCCCCGGAATAAGCCATAACCACTTTTGTTACTTTGTTTTCCATATTTTTTCCTCCTATTTCATAACCGATGCCATAATCGCTTTATGGGCGTGCAGTCTGTTTTCCGCTTCATCAAAAACTACAGACGCTGCGCCTTCCAGCACCTCTTCCGTGACCTCCAAGCCCCGGTAAGCCGGCAGGCAGTGCATAAAAATGGCCTCCGGCTTGGCAGCCGCCATCAAGGCTTGGTCCACTTGGTAAGCGCTGAAAGCCGCTTGTCGCTCAGCCTTTTCATCTTCCTGTCCCATGCTGGCCCAGGTATCGGTATAAATCACATCCGCATCAGTCACCGCTTCATAGGGGTCTGCAACCAAGCTGATACGGTCACCGCCGATGGCCTGAGCTGCTGCCAGAACTGATGCATCCGGTTCATAGCCTTTAGGACAGGCACCGACAACCGTCATACCGACTTTGGCACCGCCGATATATAGTGAGTGTAACATATTATTACCGTCACCGACATAGGCGATTTTAATATTTGCCAGCTGGCCCTTATGCTCTTTGATTGTCATCAGGTCGGCAATCACTTGTGTCGGGTGGCACTCATCTGTCAACCCGTTGATGACCGGCACATCTGCACAATCAGCTAATTGCTCTACTTCCGCTTGGGCAAAGGTGCGAATTAGTATGCCATCGACAAAGCGACTCATCACGCGAGCCGTATCGGCAATGCTTTCCCCGCGTCCAATTTGCAGGTCTCGGCTGCTTAAAAAAAGGGCATGCCCACCGAGTTGATACATGCCCACTTCAAAGGCCATGCGCGTCCGGGTCGATGCTTTTTCAAAAATCATGGCCAAGGTTTTTCCTGCCAGATGCGGGTGGGGAATCCCCGCTTTCAATTCTTTTTTCAGCTGCAAACCGGTTGCCACCAAGTGCTCAATTTCCGCACCTGAGAAATCGGCCAGCGCTAAAAAATCCCGTCCTTTAAGATTGATCATCGTTTTTCTCCTTTGCAGGTGACGGCAACAATTTAAAAACAATATTTTTAAAACCGATGCAGCGCGCCCGATAATAGGGGCGGATTTTAATCTCTGCCAGCTCTTCCGGCCTGCATTGCCGATAGAGGGCGCCGGTTTCAGCGTTTATTAGGCAGAACTGCTGGTCTTCAAATGATAAATGGGCATTGAAAAACCAGTCCGTTTCGCTGCCGTCGGTGTTGACAAGGCGGTAATTGACGTGGGTCAAGCCTGCTCTTTCCTGCGCTAAAAAATCATGGATGCCCTTGATCAAAGCAGCAGGCGTTGAAAAGCTTTCAATCCGGTCATTCATCCTCTTCCCTCCAAGCAGCCATGTCCGCATCATTGCTTTCTTTGCGACGCGACCCTTCCGCTAGGAGGCTTTTCAAGAGAACGCCATCCCCTGCATCAATGGCACGGCGCAAATCAAGCAAGTGGGCAATAAGCTCATCAATTTCATGCACCAGATCAGGAGCATTGAATAAAAATAAGTCCCGCCACAAGTTGGCATCCAGCCGGGCCACGCGCGTCAAATCTCGAAAGCTGCCGGCAGAAAAACCGGCCTGCAGGTCTGCTGTCGGACTCATCATGTAGGCGGAACTGACCACATGCGCCAGCTGAGAGGTATAGGCGATAATACGGTCGTGGGCTTCCGGCGTCGTGATAACTGTCCGGGCAAAGCCGATGGCTTTTGCAAAGCGGTCGATCTCCGCCAATACAGGCTGTTCCCTAAATGGTCTCGGCGTCAGTATGAGCGATGCGCCGTCAAACAAATCCACCAAGGCGTGGTCATACCCGTAACGTTCACGTCCAGCCATCGGATGCCCACCGATAAAAATTGGTCCCTCTCCGGCCAGCTCGACAGCCAGCGCCTCATAAATCGCTCCTTTGACGCCACAGGTATCAAAAATCATCGTCTCCGGTGAAAACTTTCTCCAATTGTCTTTTAAATAATCAATGGTTGCTTGGGGATGGAGGGCAACAATTACCACATCTGCCGTTTGAAGATCCCGTTCCGTTGCACGCCTGGCAATAGCGCCTTCGTCAACAGCCTGGGCCACAACAGCAGCATTAGTATCCAGCCCAACGACCAAGTGGTCCGTTCGTCCACTGATGGCCTTGGCCAATGAGCCTCCGATCAAGCCTAAGCCCACAATAAGAAAGGTCATGTATTCACGCTCCTCGCTTGGATAATTATACATCCTAGCTTAATTTTATGCAACACCTTGTTATTGAATCTTTAAAAGCGTATAGTGACATACGAGGTGATCTACTTATGTTAGCTGAAATTATTGCCGTTGGCAGCGAACTGGCCAACGGTGCGGTTATCAACACCAATTCCGCTTGGTTGGCGCGCGCCCTGCAAAAGTACGGGTTAGCCGTCACCCACCACACCATCGTCGGTGACCATACAGCATATCTACGTTCCACGATAAAACAAGCCCAGGCCCGGTCTCAATGGATATTTATCACTGGTGGCCTAGGGCCGACCTATGATGACATTACCAAAGAATGTGTCGCTGCAGAGCTGAATAGACCCTTACACCTGTCCCCATCGGCTATGGACCACGTTGAAGATTTTTTTCGCAACCGGCAAAAGCCCATGACCGCCAACAACCGTAAGCAAGCCCTTGTTCCTCAGGGCGGTGAAGTCCTGGAAAATCCCGCCGGCTTGGCTCCCGGCATTTGGTTGGAAGAGGGAACAAAAACCATCATCCTCTTGCCCGGCCCGCCCCACGAAATGAAAGCCACCTTTGAAACTTCAGTAGCGCCGCGCTTGGCCAGTTTACGCCAATCTGTCATTTGCACGCATTCTCTGCATTTTTATGGTATTGGAGAAGCGGAGCTTGACAACACCCTATCTGATCTGATGGCCTCTTCTGAAAACCCCAAGGTTGCCCCGTATGCAAAAGGTGGCGAAGTGGAATTGCGGTTAACCGCTCAGGGCGAGAGTCCCGCTGCTGCTGAAAAACTCCTAGCGCCCTTAACCCTATCCATCGCTGAACGCTTTCAGGACAATTACTACGGTAAAGATGTCGGCCATCTAAAAAATGCTTTGGCGGCTGCCTTGTCCGACCGTGAATTGACCATTGCTGCAGCTGAAAGCTGCACCGGCGGCTTGATTTCAAAATGGCTGACTGATATACCCGGCAGCTCAAAATACTACCTCGGCGGCATTTGCACCTATTCAGAAACAGCAAAGCAGCATTTCCTCCACGTTTCCCCAAAAACCTTGGCCACAGAAAGCGCCGTCAGTGCCGATACCGCCGCTCAAATGGCCATCGGCGCCAGGCGTGAATTTCAAACAGACATTGCTGTGGCCACCACCGGCATTGCCGGACCCGGTGGTGGAAGCGCCAAAAAACCTGTTGGCCTCGCCTACATCGGACTGGCAACCGCCGATGGGGTAAAAACCTGGCGTTTTCAAGCCGGCAGCCTCCAATGCAAAAGCCGGGATGCCGTCCGCGAAGCCGTTGCCAAAGAAGCTTTTTTCCGCATTTTAAAATCCCTATAGCCCTTTCTTGAACAGGCCACTAACCCTATAAAAAAGAACCGTGCCAACCCTTGAGCACGGTTCTTTATCTATGATCTTAAGCTAATGCCTTATTTTGCTGCAGCCGATGTTTCTTGGGCAGCAGGCGCAGAGCTTTGGGCAGCGGATTTTTGTTGCTGTTTTTCCATCTGTTTCTGCGCTTTTTTCATGAGCTTATCCGGATTGTAATTGTCATCCAGGTATTCGATTTTAGCGTCTTTTTTCAATTTAGCAACCAGTTCTTGCAGTTTTGTTTTAACTTCGCTTTCTTGAAGTTGCTTGGTCAGATCGGCCTTCACTTCATCATAGCTTTGTTGGTGCGGTTCTTTTTTATCTTCTAC from Peptococcus niger includes:
- a CDS encoding argininosuccinate synthase; translated protein: MENKVTKVVMAYSGGLDTSIIIPWLKENYNCEVIACCADVGQGDEVKQVHDKAIASGASKVYIMDLKDEFVADYVFPVIRAGAIYEHKYLLGTSCARPLIGKALVEVAKKEGADYICHGCTGKGNDQVRFELAIKALSPSTKIIAPWRIWDIKSREDAVDYADAHGIEVPVTKKRPYSMDRNVLHLSHEGADLEDPANEPMADLCLICTRPEDAPDEAEYVTIDFDKGTPVAINGEKLAPLALLEKANELAAKHGVGIQDLVENRLVGMKSRGVYETPGGTLLHEAHLALESLTLDRQTIFFKNTVSNQYAQLVYDGLWFTPLKEALDAFVDASQKTVCGQVRMKLYKGSCHSAGMTSPYSLYNEEFATFGEDEVYNQADAEGFINLFGLPVKVNALMKEKAGLNTEEK
- a CDS encoding competence/damage-inducible protein A, yielding MLAEIIAVGSELANGAVINTNSAWLARALQKYGLAVTHHTIVGDHTAYLRSTIKQAQARSQWIFITGGLGPTYDDITKECVAAELNRPLHLSPSAMDHVEDFFRNRQKPMTANNRKQALVPQGGEVLENPAGLAPGIWLEEGTKTIILLPGPPHEMKATFETSVAPRLASLRQSVICTHSLHFYGIGEAELDNTLSDLMASSENPKVAPYAKGGEVELRLTAQGESPAAAEKLLAPLTLSIAERFQDNYYGKDVGHLKNALAAALSDRELTIAAAESCTGGLISKWLTDIPGSSKYYLGGICTYSETAKQHFLHVSPKTLATESAVSADTAAQMAIGARREFQTDIAVATTGIAGPGGGSAKKPVGLAYIGLATADGVKTWRFQAGSLQCKSRDAVREAVAKEAFFRILKSL
- the argF gene encoding ornithine carbamoyltransferase, with the translated sequence MINLKGRDFLALADFSGAEIEHLVATGLQLKKELKAGIPHPHLAGKTLAMIFEKASTRTRMAFEVGMYQLGGHALFLSSRDLQIGRGESIADTARVMSRFVDGILIRTFAQAEVEQLADCADVPVINGLTDECHPTQVIADLMTIKEHKGQLANIKIAYVGDGNNMLHSLYIGGAKVGMTVVGACPKGYEPDASVLAAAQAIGGDRISLVADPYEAVTDADVIYTDTWASMGQEDEKAERQAAFSAYQVDQALMAAAKPEAIFMHCLPAYRGLEVTEEVLEGAASVVFDEAENRLHAHKAIMASVMK
- the rnr gene encoding ribonuclease R, which gives rise to MNKEFVLKIFQTKATRPLSFDGIVKLFPDLTKAEKKALQKNIDSLIAEGALVKTRTNCYGLPEQLNLVVGRIKKNKKGFGFLIQDNPDKDDLFIPAHAMNGVLDQDMVIVRLGAPAKTNPKTGEQMRATGEVIRILERFRTSFIGNFESRKHFGFVLTDDAGDIFVRKEDFNGAKKNDVVLVEITKWSDGSRNHEGIIKQVLGKQGAPGIDILSIIYDHHLRVEFPNKVAKAARQLPQKVTADAFNNRHDLRHIPFITVDGADSKDLDDAVQLEVLDNDHYFLRVAIADVGAYVTEDSVFDKEAFKRGTSVYLLDRVLPMLPPELSNGICSLNPGEDRLALVCAMEIDGQGRVVAHEIMEGVIHTKARMTYDDVNAILAGDSHISRLYRDIVPMLEDLQDLQRVLLKKRLARGAIQFDLPESGVRLDADGKPIDIYWKTRGVAERIIEECMIVTNETVAERFFWLKTPFIYRVHEAPEKERLEDVRTFLQTYGYTLHIQDDKIKPGDYQDVLDEVSAEEAYPINMVMLRSMTHAYYSPKPLGHFGLASKYYTHFTSPIRRYSDLAIHRLIKEHIRHQYKISKKRLVTQEALVARYADQASITERMAEEAERDVVALKKVEYMVPHVGDIFPARVVSVTGFGLFVQLDNSVEGLVHISTMVDDFYHFNPDQLLLVGEHSGRSYRLGESVTVRLLKANVDLVQLDFELVSEQEAENEGHHR
- the argH gene encoding argininosuccinate lyase, translated to MSKLWGGRFSKDSDHLMEDFHSSIGFDQKLYREDIRGSIAHAQMLGAVGVLTAEEAETLVQGLQAVQADIEAGKVQFTTEDEDIHMNVERLLTAKVGDVGKKLHTGRSRNDQVAVDLRMYVREQVAETRQLLLALIEVLQELAVRHVETIMPGYTHLQRAQPVTFAHHLLAYIQMFRRDVVRLNDWQKNNNIMPLGSGALAGTTYPLDREQTAAALAFDAPCANSMDGVSDRDFVLDYLYAAATSMMHLSRLSEEIVLWASQEFAFIELDDAYSTGSSIMPQKKNPDVAELIRGKAGRVTGHLMAMLMTMKGLPLAYNKDMQEDKEGLFDAIDTWQKCLMMAAPMLKTLNVRADRMRSASEGGFTNATDLADYLVTKGVAFRDAHRVVGELVTYALNTNKALGDLSLAELQKASPVIEADIYEAIAVDTCVKRRHTKGAPGFPQVEEALEDTKAWLAQEK
- a CDS encoding prephenate dehydrogenase is translated as MTFLIVGLGLIGGSLAKAISGRTDHLVVGLDTNAAVVAQAVDEGAIARRATERDLQTADVVIVALHPQATIDYLKDNWRKFSPETMIFDTCGVKGAIYEALAVELAGEGPIFIGGHPMAGRERYGYDHALVDLFDGASLILTPRPFREQPVLAEIDRFAKAIGFARTVITTPEAHDRIIAYTSQLAHVVSSAYMMSPTADLQAGFSAGSFRDLTRVARLDANLWRDLFLFNAPDLVHEIDELIAHLLDLRRAIDAGDGVLLKSLLAEGSRRKESNDADMAAWREEDE